One genomic segment of Clostridium estertheticum subsp. estertheticum includes these proteins:
- the thiI gene encoding tRNA uracil 4-sulfurtransferase ThiI, with protein sequence MRKLILVKFAPEIFLKGLNRGKFEKKLKDNIKNVIKGLEYEFVEDQGRWFIYSEQLDTIINKVKNVFGVMEVCEVTQVEANLEEIEKQAVLEMVGSPAKTFKVETNRANKSFKPGSMDVSRKVGGCILKNNENVSVDVHNPECVINIEIRKMAYIYSKRIKGVCGLPYGMNGSTMLMLSGGIDSPVAGYMMARRGVEVHAVYYHSHPYTSERAKDKVKQLTNILKGYTGKLTLYVVPFTEIQMEIIDKCREDELTIIMRRFMMRLACALADKYGINSVTTGESIGQVASQTMEGLVVSDDVADRPVFRPLVAMDKIDIIEVSRKIDTYETSILPYEDCCTIFVPKHPKTKPRLVEITKSESVLDIDKLVEKAIADMEIYK encoded by the coding sequence ATGAGAAAATTAATACTTGTAAAATTTGCGCCGGAGATATTTTTAAAGGGGCTCAATAGAGGTAAATTTGAAAAAAAACTTAAAGATAATATAAAAAATGTAATTAAAGGATTAGAATACGAATTTGTTGAAGACCAAGGAAGATGGTTTATATACTCAGAGCAACTAGATACTATTATAAACAAGGTTAAAAATGTTTTTGGAGTAATGGAAGTATGTGAGGTTACGCAAGTTGAAGCTAACTTAGAAGAAATCGAAAAGCAAGCAGTTTTAGAAATGGTAGGTAGCCCAGCTAAAACATTTAAAGTAGAAACTAATAGAGCAAACAAAAGCTTTAAACCAGGATCTATGGATGTAAGTAGAAAAGTAGGGGGCTGCATATTAAAAAATAATGAAAACGTAAGTGTAGATGTGCATAATCCAGAATGTGTTATAAATATTGAAATAAGAAAAATGGCATATATTTATTCAAAACGAATAAAGGGCGTGTGTGGATTACCTTATGGAATGAATGGTAGCACTATGCTTATGTTATCGGGAGGTATAGACTCGCCTGTAGCAGGTTACATGATGGCAAGGCGTGGAGTAGAAGTGCATGCAGTTTATTATCATAGTCATCCCTATACTAGTGAGAGAGCAAAGGATAAGGTAAAGCAATTAACTAATATTTTAAAAGGATATACTGGAAAATTAACGCTGTATGTAGTTCCTTTTACTGAAATTCAAATGGAAATTATAGATAAATGCAGAGAAGATGAATTAACAATAATAATGAGAAGATTTATGATGAGGCTTGCATGTGCACTTGCAGATAAATATGGTATAAATTCAGTAACTACAGGGGAAAGCATTGGGCAAGTAGCTAGTCAAACTATGGAAGGGCTTGTAGTAAGTGATGATGTGGCTGATAGACCAGTGTTTAGACCGCTAGTAGCTATGGATAAGATTGATATTATAGAGGTATCAAGAAAAATAGATACTTATGAAACTTCAATTCTACCTTATGAGGATTGTTGCACAATTTTTGTTCCAAAACATCCCAAAACAAAACCAAGATTAGTTGAGATAACTAAGTCTGAATCAGTCTTAGATATTGATAAACTTGTTGAAAAGGCTATAGCTGACATGGAAATTTACAAATAA
- a CDS encoding cysteine desulfurase family protein codes for MEIYLDNSATTKPYEEVIETLGSTMRNYYGNPSSAHSLGFKAEQKLREMRTSIAKSINASSEEIIFTSGGSESNNFLIKGFAKPSSNKLNADIITTKIEHPSILNTFKALEDSGIKVAYIDVDDSGRIDIDALIGSITKDTQVVSVMHVNNEIGVVQDIELIGKLIKGKSSRVKFHVDAVQSYGKIFIDVQKSNIDLLSTSAHKIHGPRGVGFAYIKKGLIPTSLINGGGQEKNLRSGTENLAGIAGFDEAAQIVFKNQHENFNKVLEVKKYFIEKLKEVDGILINSPLEPYFTPYILSVTFKGVKGEVLLHALEQKGIYVSTGSACSAKSHKSSEILKAIGRSEIEQVGTIRFSFSEYNNKDEVDYVIIELNKSLKFLRKMNKR; via the coding sequence ATGGAAATATATTTAGATAACAGTGCAACAACTAAACCTTATGAGGAGGTTATTGAGACACTCGGGAGTACTATGAGAAATTATTATGGTAATCCATCTTCAGCACATAGTTTAGGGTTTAAGGCAGAGCAAAAACTTAGGGAGATGCGGACGAGTATTGCTAAAAGCATAAATGCTAGTAGTGAGGAGATAATATTTACATCAGGTGGCAGTGAAAGTAATAACTTCCTTATAAAAGGGTTTGCTAAACCATCTTCGAATAAATTAAATGCTGATATAATAACTACTAAAATTGAACATCCAAGTATACTTAACACTTTTAAAGCCCTTGAAGATTCAGGAATAAAGGTTGCTTATATTGATGTAGATGATAGTGGTAGGATTGATATAGATGCTCTTATAGGAAGTATAACTAAGGATACTCAAGTTGTTAGTGTAATGCATGTTAACAATGAAATAGGAGTAGTGCAGGATATTGAGTTAATAGGAAAACTAATTAAAGGGAAAAGTAGTAGGGTTAAATTTCATGTAGATGCAGTACAAAGCTATGGGAAAATTTTTATTGATGTACAAAAGTCTAATATTGATTTATTATCTACAAGTGCGCATAAAATACACGGACCACGTGGGGTCGGATTTGCATATATAAAAAAAGGACTTATACCTACTAGCCTAATAAATGGTGGAGGTCAAGAAAAAAATTTAAGATCCGGTACAGAAAATCTTGCAGGTATTGCGGGTTTTGATGAGGCGGCACAGATAGTATTTAAAAATCAGCATGAAAATTTTAATAAAGTTTTAGAGGTAAAAAAATATTTTATAGAAAAACTTAAAGAGGTAGATGGTATTTTAATCAATAGTCCACTAGAACCTTACTTTACACCTTATATTTTAAGTGTGACCTTTAAAGGTGTAAAAGGAGAGGTACTTCTTCATGCATTAGAACAAAAGGGCATATATGTGTCTACAGGCTCTGCATGTTCAGCGAAAAGCCATAAAAGCAGTGAAATATTAAAAGCTATTGGTAGGAGTGAAATTGAGCAAGTAGGAACTATAAGATTTAGTTTTTCTGAATACAATAATAAAGATGAAGTAGACTATGTTATAATCGAATTAAATAAGTCACTAAAATTTTTAAGAAAAATGAATAAAAGATAA
- a CDS encoding HD-GYP domain-containing protein, translating into MTTNVKRISIYDLKPNMILAENLMLNGLTLVAKKTTLNAIMIKKIIEFYPSNTIYIYVNQEKTLTPSVQDSNELSLNKTEILLNNFSNNIYKFLNNIDGNSKLDLTEIRIMSKEILDNNNDYISILKSITNSRNIDEYLTRHSVNVAFLSSILGKWLNLPQKDLTLLTYAAFLHDIGKVKVNQKILNKPSKLTKLEFEEIKKHSVYSYELVRTIPYLDESVSLAVLMHHERLDGSGYPLHLKKDRINIFAKIIAITDTFDAMTSDKVYSKKQNPFKVLEIMQYECMATLDYNYLTTFINQMLNYYTGEMVKLSDNRIGKIVKTDINNISSPLISVDSIFIDLKNEKDLFITDLVP; encoded by the coding sequence ATGACAACAAATGTTAAAAGAATAAGCATTTATGATCTAAAACCAAATATGATTTTAGCTGAAAATTTAATGTTAAACGGCCTAACCTTAGTTGCAAAAAAAACTACACTAAATGCTATTATGATTAAAAAGATAATTGAATTTTACCCATCTAACACTATATATATATATGTGAATCAAGAAAAGACCCTAACCCCAAGTGTTCAAGATTCAAACGAACTGAGTTTAAATAAAACTGAAATTTTATTAAATAATTTTTCAAATAACATATACAAGTTTTTAAATAACATCGATGGAAACTCCAAATTGGACTTAACAGAAATAAGAATTATGTCTAAAGAAATTTTAGATAATAATAATGATTACATTTCTATTTTAAAAAGTATAACAAATTCTAGAAATATAGATGAGTACCTAACTCGGCACTCTGTAAATGTTGCTTTTTTAAGTTCTATATTAGGTAAATGGCTTAACTTGCCTCAAAAAGATTTAACGCTTTTGACATATGCAGCCTTTCTTCACGATATCGGCAAGGTAAAAGTTAACCAAAAAATATTAAATAAACCCTCAAAACTTACAAAATTAGAATTTGAGGAAATAAAAAAGCATTCAGTTTACTCTTATGAGCTTGTGCGCACTATTCCTTATTTAGACGAATCCGTAAGTCTCGCTGTACTTATGCATCACGAGCGTTTAGATGGTTCCGGATATCCTCTTCATTTAAAAAAGGATAGAATTAATATTTTTGCAAAGATAATCGCAATTACCGATACATTCGATGCTATGACATCAGACAAAGTCTATAGTAAAAAACAAAACCCCTTTAAAGTATTAGAAATAATGCAATATGAATGCATGGCTACACTAGATTATAATTATTTAACTACTTTTATAAACCAAATGTTAAATTACTACACAGGAGAGATGGTGAAACTTAGCGACAATCGTATTGGTAAAATAGTAAAAACAGATATAAATAATATTTCTAGTCCTCTTATATCAGTAGATTCGATTTTTATAGATTTAAAAAATGAAAAAGACTTATTTATTACAGATCTCGTACCTTAG
- a CDS encoding DMT family transporter, with product MKITGIKKSVLADMSLLIVAFIWGGGFIAVKGALDSVSPFYIMAIRFSISVLIMLLVFRKKIKYITKNYLFIGTIVGLLLFLGFAAQTIGMKYTTAGKNAFLTGTNVVIVPFLYWIISKKRPDAFSLISAFLCFIGIGMLTLNSGIHIGLGDGLTLLCAVFYAAHIVSVGFFTRKVDVILLVIIQLGACALFSIIAALIFEPMPQSLNSGTIFALIYLGVFSTMLAFIVQNVAQKYTTSTHAAIILCLESVFGCILSVVMLHEIFTSKMILGCLTIFLAIITTETKWKFLRSKKIKPTNM from the coding sequence ATGAAAATTACCGGTATAAAAAAGAGTGTCCTCGCTGATATGTCTTTGCTAATAGTGGCATTTATTTGGGGTGGTGGTTTTATAGCTGTAAAAGGGGCTTTAGATAGTGTTTCCCCTTTTTATATAATGGCAATACGTTTTAGTATTTCAGTGCTAATCATGTTATTAGTTTTCAGAAAAAAGATTAAGTATATTACTAAAAACTATCTATTTATTGGAACTATAGTTGGACTTCTTCTATTTTTAGGCTTTGCTGCTCAAACTATTGGTATGAAATATACAACCGCTGGTAAAAATGCTTTTTTAACTGGTACTAATGTAGTTATTGTCCCCTTTCTTTATTGGATAATTAGTAAGAAAAGACCAGATGCTTTTTCACTAATATCTGCTTTTTTATGTTTTATTGGTATAGGTATGCTTACCTTAAATTCCGGTATACATATTGGCCTAGGGGACGGTTTAACATTATTATGCGCAGTATTTTACGCGGCTCATATTGTTTCCGTTGGTTTTTTTACAAGAAAGGTTGATGTTATTTTGCTTGTAATAATACAGTTAGGCGCTTGCGCACTATTCTCAATTATAGCCGCTTTAATTTTTGAACCAATGCCTCAATCATTAAATTCAGGTACAATATTTGCACTTATCTATTTGGGTGTTTTTAGTACTATGCTTGCATTTATTGTACAAAACGTGGCGCAAAAATATACAACATCCACCCATGCTGCTATTATTTTATGTTTAGAATCAGTTTTTGGTTGTATTTTATCTGTTGTAATGCTTCATGAAATATTTACATCAAAAATGATACTGGGATGTTTAACTATATTCCTTGCAATTATAACAACTGAGACTAAATGGAAGTTCTTAAGATCAAAAAAAATAAAACCAACTAATATGTAA
- a CDS encoding metallophosphoesterase family protein — MFKIKVLLVSDVEDDYIWEHFDHERFKDIEIVISCGDLKADYLEFLADMIKAPIFYVNGNHDGSFLEKPPGGCIPIDDKVIVYKNIRILGLGGSIAYNKGPFQYTERAMQKRISKLKMCLWRKKGFDILVTHSPAKGMGDGEDPCHTGFETFINIIDKYSPKYFFYGHQHLDYGKKDRVRRYNNTTVINAFRYHIIEI; from the coding sequence GTGTTTAAAATTAAGGTTTTATTAGTTTCAGATGTTGAAGATGATTATATTTGGGAACATTTTGATCATGAAAGATTTAAAGATATTGAAATTGTAATTTCTTGTGGAGATTTGAAAGCAGATTATTTAGAATTTTTAGCTGATATGATTAAAGCACCTATATTTTATGTTAATGGTAATCATGATGGATCTTTCTTAGAAAAACCACCAGGTGGATGTATACCTATTGATGATAAGGTAATAGTATATAAAAATATTAGAATACTAGGACTTGGTGGATCAATTGCCTATAATAAAGGACCTTTTCAATATACGGAAAGGGCAATGCAAAAAAGAATTTCAAAATTAAAAATGTGTTTATGGAGAAAAAAAGGATTTGATATATTAGTAACACATTCACCAGCAAAAGGCATGGGAGATGGAGAAGACCCTTGCCACACCGGATTTGAAACATTTATAAATATAATAGACAAATATTCTCCAAAATACTTTTTCTATGGTCATCAACATTTGGATTATGGGAAAAAAGACAGGGTAAGGAGATATAATAATACTACGGTTATAAATGCGTTTAGATATCATATTATTGAAATATAA
- a CDS encoding BMP family ABC transporter substrate-binding protein — MMNFSSVDEYKKANRLAKAKYSADILRGNSGHISSLDSILKKIDIVAEIPLGLKNIPLKKIVGTYFYTRSRDFANNFLPLASISSEFASKWEAVYAYHIKDGIDDPIKIYEYMNEFYVMEGNKRVSILKYVDAYSIDGEVTRLVPKRDENDLNNIIYYEFLEFNNKTGINDIWFSKEGSFTLLGKYLDEYNPKLYLFSNKYKHFIKNVYFPFRNTFYELGGDKLDITTGDAFLEYVKIYGISNEFIETKRKVRVEKFLAELRILTKNNAVDIQTEPFDVHKKNVITSITNLVTTSKKLKVAFVFEKTIDTSGWSYVHNLGRIYAQQQLGSEIETFVIDNFNATDDEADYERLSKLCEEDYDIIFTTCPSYLNITLRAALKYDNVKFFNCSPVKAYRNVSTYFGRSHEPRFLLGLIAGAITKSNIIGYIDTYNETEIITGINAFALGVKTVNSNAKVLISWLNQMGDVSHSKELMQELQSRGADLIMQNDLIALGKGSRDFGLYSLKYNENETKWIPEVNYALITWDWGQFYEKILRNIVNGSFKGIFSTESKRVSFWWGMDSELVDIIYSKHNVPIQTQKLVDIMREMIIENKFHTFAGPIFDRAGQIRIDDGDIGNYEDMLYMEWFVDNVVGEIPKN; from the coding sequence ATGATGAATTTTTCATCTGTTGATGAGTATAAAAAAGCAAATAGATTAGCTAAAGCTAAATATAGTGCAGACATATTAAGAGGAAACTCAGGACATATATCATCATTAGATAGTATTTTAAAGAAAATAGACATAGTAGCAGAAATACCCTTGGGCTTAAAAAATATTCCACTAAAAAAGATAGTAGGAACTTATTTCTATACAAGAAGTAGAGATTTCGCAAATAACTTTCTCCCTCTAGCTAGTATTTCTAGCGAGTTTGCTTCAAAATGGGAGGCTGTGTATGCTTATCATATTAAGGATGGAATAGATGACCCTATAAAAATATATGAGTACATGAATGAATTCTATGTTATGGAAGGAAACAAGCGTGTAAGTATACTTAAATATGTAGATGCTTATTCAATAGATGGAGAGGTTACTCGGCTAGTTCCTAAAAGAGATGAGAATGATTTAAATAATATAATATATTACGAATTTTTAGAATTTAATAATAAGACAGGCATAAATGATATTTGGTTTTCAAAGGAAGGTAGTTTTACTCTACTCGGTAAGTATTTAGATGAATATAACCCAAAGCTTTATTTATTTTCAAATAAATATAAGCATTTTATAAAAAATGTGTATTTCCCTTTTAGGAACACATTTTATGAATTAGGGGGAGATAAACTTGACATTACTACTGGAGATGCGTTTCTAGAATATGTAAAAATATATGGTATTTCAAATGAATTCATAGAAACAAAAAGAAAAGTAAGAGTTGAGAAATTTTTAGCTGAGCTTAGGATACTTACAAAAAATAATGCTGTTGATATTCAAACTGAGCCCTTTGATGTCCATAAGAAAAATGTTATAACATCAATTACAAATCTAGTGACGACCTCTAAAAAATTAAAGGTGGCTTTTGTTTTTGAAAAAACCATTGATACCTCAGGTTGGAGTTATGTCCATAACTTAGGAAGAATATATGCACAGCAACAATTGGGTAGTGAAATAGAGACTTTTGTTATAGATAACTTTAATGCTACCGATGATGAGGCTGACTATGAAAGGCTAAGTAAATTGTGTGAAGAGGATTATGATATTATATTTACTACGTGTCCATCGTATCTTAATATAACTCTTAGAGCGGCCCTTAAGTACGACAATGTTAAGTTCTTTAATTGTTCCCCAGTAAAAGCATATAGAAATGTAAGTACTTACTTTGGAAGGTCTCATGAACCAAGATTTTTACTAGGGCTAATAGCAGGCGCTATTACTAAATCAAACATAATAGGATATATAGATACCTATAATGAAACAGAGATTATAACGGGAATTAATGCTTTTGCACTTGGTGTTAAAACTGTAAATTCTAATGCAAAGGTTTTAATTTCATGGCTTAATCAAATGGGAGATGTAAGTCATTCAAAAGAATTAATGCAAGAACTTCAAAGTCGTGGAGCAGACCTCATAATGCAAAATGATCTAATAGCTTTAGGTAAAGGCTCAAGAGATTTTGGGCTATACTCGTTAAAATATAATGAAAATGAGACAAAATGGATACCCGAAGTAAATTATGCTTTAATTACATGGGATTGGGGTCAGTTTTATGAGAAAATACTTAGAAATATCGTAAATGGTAGTTTTAAGGGAATTTTTAGTACTGAATCTAAACGTGTAAGCTTTTGGTGGGGCATGGACTCGGAACTTGTGGATATTATATATTCTAAGCATAATGTTCCAATTCAAACTCAAAAATTAGTAGATATAATGCGAGAGATGATTATTGAAAACAAATTTCATACTTTTGCTGGGCCGATATTCGATAGGGCAGGGCAAATTAGAATAGATGATGGTGACATAGGAAATTATGAGGATATGTTATATATGGAATGGTTTGTAGATAATGTTGTTGGAGAAATTCCAAAGAATTGA
- a CDS encoding MATE family efflux transporter → MKWIRKDVFNLAIPIITEQLFVISLGMINTMMAGHIGAEAVSAIGMVDSVNNIFIAFFSALAIGGMVVIAQFIGQGNIKKANAAMQQALFSGLIITFVITIIMFIFQGPLIAMLFGSADHKVISNAHTYLGITLLTYPLITIDLISNGLLRGAGDTKTPMKISIFMNIINVILTYTFINILHMGIMGAALGIAIARVSGGIIILFVLLRGSKILKLTNVKGFKFDKSLLKLIFGIGIPASIESLLFNGGKLITQIYIVDMGTVAVAANAIAGSVATMLNVPGNSLCIAATALVGNHMGRGESKEAGSDLAYITKLSTFALIAIALIFIPFAGKVTSLFITNKEIIHLASTVLIVNSACIPLWSISFVLPAGLKGAGDVKYTLVTSIIGMWLFRITLGYLLGVVLKFGLVGVWLGMIVDWLVRGTLYLIRFKKGKWKSKTVIKLQTTSSY, encoded by the coding sequence GTGAAATGGATACGAAAAGATGTATTTAATTTAGCAATACCAATAATAACAGAACAATTATTTGTTATATCGCTTGGTATGATAAATACTATGATGGCAGGGCATATAGGAGCAGAAGCAGTTTCTGCAATTGGAATGGTAGATTCAGTAAATAATATTTTTATAGCATTTTTTTCTGCCCTTGCAATTGGCGGCATGGTCGTTATAGCTCAATTTATTGGACAAGGAAATATAAAAAAGGCTAATGCTGCAATGCAGCAAGCTCTATTTTCAGGACTTATAATTACTTTCGTTATAACTATTATAATGTTTATATTCCAAGGTCCTTTAATTGCCATGTTATTTGGCTCAGCCGACCATAAAGTAATAAGTAATGCCCATACATATTTAGGCATAACTTTACTTACTTATCCACTAATAACAATTGATTTGATATCGAATGGACTTCTGCGTGGAGCGGGAGACACAAAAACTCCTATGAAAATCAGTATTTTTATGAATATTATAAACGTAATCTTAACATACACTTTTATAAATATACTACACATGGGAATAATGGGAGCTGCCCTTGGCATCGCCATTGCTAGGGTTAGTGGAGGCATTATTATCTTATTTGTACTTTTACGTGGTTCAAAAATTTTAAAACTTACAAATGTAAAAGGGTTCAAATTTGATAAGTCATTATTAAAACTCATATTTGGCATCGGAATACCTGCGAGTATAGAGTCGCTACTTTTTAATGGTGGAAAGTTAATCACTCAAATTTATATAGTAGATATGGGAACTGTAGCAGTTGCCGCGAACGCTATTGCTGGCTCAGTTGCAACGATGCTTAATGTTCCAGGAAATTCACTATGTATTGCAGCCACCGCTCTTGTTGGAAACCATATGGGAAGAGGAGAAAGTAAAGAGGCAGGAAGTGATCTCGCATATATTACAAAACTATCGACTTTTGCTTTAATTGCTATAGCATTAATATTCATACCATTTGCAGGAAAAGTAACATCACTATTTATTACTAATAAGGAAATAATACACTTAGCCTCAACCGTCCTTATAGTAAACTCAGCATGTATCCCCTTATGGTCTATCTCCTTTGTTCTTCCTGCAGGGCTAAAAGGTGCAGGCGATGTAAAATATACACTGGTAACTTCAATTATAGGCATGTGGTTATTTAGAATTACTTTAGGTTATTTACTAGGCGTTGTATTAAAATTTGGACTTGTAGGTGTATGGTTAGGCATGATTGTTGATTGGTTAGTTCGTGGCACGCTCTATCTTATCAGGTTTAAAAAAGGAAAATGGAAAAGTAAAACTGTAATAAAACTGCAGACAACCTCCTCATATTAA
- a CDS encoding CBS domain-containing protein yields the protein MNIAFFLTPKNEVIYEKPSSTMRQALERMEYHRYTSVPLVNESGHYVGTLTEGDLLWKLKNTPNLSFNETNKILIGDIPRHVKNKSVLINADIESLISLAKDQNFVPVLDDNGVFIGIIKRSDIMTYCYNLLYKHDEFKNLI from the coding sequence ATGAACATAGCTTTCTTTCTTACACCTAAAAATGAAGTTATTTATGAAAAACCAAGTTCTACAATGAGACAAGCTTTAGAACGAATGGAGTACCATAGATATACTTCTGTACCCTTAGTAAATGAATCTGGTCACTATGTAGGTACTTTAACTGAAGGTGATTTATTATGGAAATTAAAGAACACTCCAAATTTAAGTTTTAACGAGACAAATAAAATTTTAATTGGGGATATACCAAGACATGTTAAAAACAAATCAGTATTAATTAATGCAGATATAGAGAGCTTAATATCGTTAGCAAAGGATCAAAACTTTGTTCCCGTTCTAGATGATAACGGTGTTTTTATAGGTATAATTAAACGAAGTGATATAATGACTTATTGTTATAATTTATTGTACAAACATGATGAATTTAAAAATTTGATTTAA
- the nagB gene encoding glucosamine-6-phosphate deaminase: MRIIVVDNYEEMSKRAALMITSQVTLKPDSVLGLATGDTPLGMYEELVKLYNKKEVDFKEVRTFNLDEYYGLDPENPQSYYSFMNKNLFDKVDISKNNINMPDGMVKDVNDFCLLYENKIKTLGGIDMQVLGIGGNGHIGFNEPNVNFEAQTHLVNLNEQTIEANSRFFKSIEDVPVKAISMGIKTIMNSKKIILLANGLNKAEAIAKAVNGKINPSIPASILQLHNDVTIIIDKEAASLL; this comes from the coding sequence ATGAGAATAATAGTTGTAGATAATTATGAGGAAATGAGTAAAAGAGCGGCTTTAATGATAACAAGTCAGGTTACATTAAAACCGGATAGTGTTTTAGGACTTGCGACTGGAGATACTCCTTTAGGCATGTATGAGGAATTAGTTAAGTTGTATAATAAAAAAGAAGTGGATTTTAAAGAGGTCAGAACTTTTAACTTAGATGAATATTATGGACTTGACCCGGAAAATCCACAAAGTTATTATAGTTTTATGAACAAGAATCTATTTGATAAGGTAGATATAAGTAAAAATAATATTAATATGCCTGATGGCATGGTTAAGGATGTAAATGATTTTTGTTTGCTATACGAAAATAAAATTAAAACACTTGGTGGCATAGATATGCAAGTTTTAGGTATAGGTGGAAATGGACACATCGGGTTTAATGAACCAAATGTAAATTTTGAAGCGCAGACGCATTTAGTAAATCTTAATGAACAAACAATAGAAGCTAATTCTAGGTTTTTTAAGTCAATAGAGGATGTTCCAGTAAAAGCGATAAGCATGGGTATAAAGACAATAATGAACTCTAAAAAAATAATTCTACTTGCAAATGGATTAAATAAAGCTGAAGCTATAGCAAAAGCAGTTAATGGAAAAATTAATCCGAGTATTCCTGCTTCAATTCTTCAACTTCACAATGATGTAACTATTATTATAGACAAAGAAGCAGCAAGCTTACTATAA
- the nagA gene encoding N-acetylglucosamine-6-phosphate deacetylase, whose product MKAIINGKIIMKDRIIYNSVIVFDLKIIGIIDNDNFHQYKEECREEINVIDAKGRFVSPGFIDIHIHGSGGYDTMDATKKALKIIGTTIAENGVTGYLPTTMTMEASSIYKALDVVREEMGIETRGAKILGVHVEGPFINEKYKGAQKANNIVKPDYDIIKDYLDIIKIITLAPEKDIDHSFIKKVKANSKITLSIGHSDASFEEAMKAIDDGISHATHIFNAMTPFNHRKPGIVGAIFTSDISCELIADLIHVHPAIFNILINLVHTDRMVLITDSMRAGCIKSGVSELGGQKVIVKNGAARLEDGTLAGSVLTLNKAILNMLRNSDLKIYDVVAMATINPAKVINMDNKKGSLEIGYDADIAIFNDDIDVSFTIVEGKVVYEA is encoded by the coding sequence ATTAAAGCTATAATTAATGGAAAAATTATTATGAAAGATAGAATTATTTATAATAGCGTAATAGTCTTTGATCTAAAAATTATTGGCATTATAGATAATGATAACTTCCATCAATATAAAGAAGAGTGCAGGGAAGAAATAAATGTTATAGATGCTAAGGGGAGATTCGTATCGCCAGGTTTTATTGATATTCATATTCATGGCAGTGGTGGTTATGATACTATGGATGCTACAAAGAAGGCCCTTAAAATTATAGGTACTACCATAGCTGAAAATGGAGTGACTGGCTATTTGCCTACTACAATGACTATGGAGGCCTCCAGCATATATAAAGCGTTAGATGTTGTTCGAGAAGAAATGGGAATAGAGACTAGGGGAGCAAAAATTCTAGGAGTACATGTGGAGGGACCTTTTATAAATGAAAAGTATAAAGGGGCTCAAAAGGCAAATAATATTGTAAAGCCCGATTATGATATTATAAAGGATTACTTAGATATTATTAAAATTATAACCCTTGCACCTGAAAAGGATATAGATCATAGTTTTATAAAAAAAGTAAAAGCTAATTCAAAAATTACATTATCAATAGGTCACTCTGATGCAAGTTTTGAGGAAGCTATGAAAGCAATTGATGATGGTATATCACATGCGACGCATATTTTTAATGCAATGACTCCATTTAATCACAGAAAACCAGGGATCGTAGGTGCAATTTTTACAAGTGATATATCCTGCGAGTTAATAGCAGATTTAATACATGTTCATCCTGCAATTTTTAATATACTAATAAATCTTGTACACACGGATAGAATGGTTCTTATAACAGATTCTATGAGAGCCGGATGTATTAAGAGTGGTGTGTCTGAGCTTGGAGGACAAAAGGTAATAGTTAAAAATGGAGCTGCAAGACTTGAGGATGGAACACTGGCAGGTAGCGTTTTGACTCTAAACAAGGCAATACTCAATATGCTGCGAAACAGTGATTTAAAAATTTACGATGTTGTTGCAATGGCAACAATTAATCCAGCAAAGGTAATTAATATGGATAACAAAAAGGGAAGTTTAGAAATTGGGTATGATGCGGATATAGCAATTTTTAATGATGATATCGATGTGTCTTTTACAATAGTTGAAGGAAAAGTAGTGTACGAAGCTTAA